Proteins encoded by one window of Dialister pneumosintes:
- the groES gene encoding co-chaperone GroES has protein sequence MLKPLADRVLVKVEEEETKTKGGILLPDTAQKKSQKGIVAAVGNGKIIDAGQRIPMEVKVGDEVLFAKYSGTDVEDNGEKYLLLSERDILAVL, from the coding sequence ATGTTAAAACCATTAGCAGATCGTGTTCTGGTTAAAGTAGAAGAAGAAGAAACCAAAACTAAAGGGGGAATTTTACTTCCTGATACAGCACAAAAGAAGTCTCAAAAAGGGATTGTTGCAGCTGTTGGTAACGGTAAGATTATCGATGCAGGACAGCGTATTCCTATGGAAGTAAAAGTTGGGGATGAAGTATTATTTGCTAAATATTCCGGTACAGATGTAGAAGATAATGGTGAAAAATATTTACTTTTATCTGAAAGAGATATTTTAGCAGTTCTTTAA
- the murB gene encoding UDP-N-acetylmuramate dehydrogenase has translation MKDWKSVFEGVLTDRQIKVNESMKLHTTYGIGGLADVFVLPQSIEELKQVLQKAAAMNIPVTVIGGGTNTLVSDKGIRGITICTTRIKNSVVRKGNTIIVTGGAGTGMVSRFAQKQGLSGLEFAAGIPGTLLGAVFMNANGYGGCFADVVTSVRTITRNGLEEHIWNLTDIAYGNSDSIFMKNGEILIEVTMSLKEGDVEAIKKTMDEYQLSRRTKQPLEKRSAGTMFLRPPGKYVGPMVKACNLMGFSVGDAQVSTKHPGFVVNNGSASAKEIMDVLHEVQRRVKEKYQVHLPLDVRMLGEDFPQE, from the coding sequence ATGAAAGATTGGAAGAGTGTATTTGAGGGAGTTTTAACAGACAGACAAATTAAAGTAAATGAATCCATGAAACTTCATACTACTTATGGTATTGGTGGTTTAGCAGATGTATTTGTTTTACCTCAAAGTATCGAAGAGTTAAAACAAGTATTACAAAAAGCGGCAGCTATGAATATACCCGTAACAGTTATAGGTGGAGGTACTAATACTTTAGTAAGTGATAAAGGTATTCGAGGAATTACTATTTGTACTACTAGAATTAAGAATTCGGTGGTACGTAAGGGTAATACTATTATTGTTACCGGTGGAGCCGGTACCGGAATGGTTTCACGTTTTGCACAAAAACAAGGACTATCCGGACTTGAATTTGCTGCCGGAATACCCGGGACTCTATTAGGCGCTGTCTTTATGAATGCTAATGGATATGGAGGTTGTTTTGCAGATGTAGTTACCTCTGTTAGGACGATTACTCGTAATGGGCTGGAAGAACATATTTGGAATCTCACTGATATTGCTTATGGGAATAGTGATTCTATATTTATGAAAAATGGAGAAATTCTTATTGAAGTCACTATGTCTCTTAAAGAAGGCGATGTGGAAGCAATTAAAAAAACTATGGATGAATATCAATTATCCAGAAGAACTAAACAACCATTAGAAAAGAGAAGTGCAGGAACCATGTTTTTGCGACCACCCGGAAAATATGTAGGACCTATGGTTAAGGCTTGTAACCTTATGGGATTTTCTGTTGGCGATGCACAAGTATCTACTAAGCATCCGGGATTTGTTGTAAATAATGGTAGTGCAAGTGCAAAAGAAATTATGGATGTTTTACATGAAGTACAACGTCGCGTAAAAGAAAAATATCAAGTACATCTTCCTTTAGATGTAAGAATGCTTGGGGAAGATTTTCCCCAAGAGTAA
- a CDS encoding YlbF family regulator → MNIYDEAHTLAKSLKESDELNRLKQAEEVLKKDEEAKKIAVDYLLEQEKIQYMTAMGEKTEDSYKKLQEMAVLVSNNSIAQEYVQAFIRWNQLISDVHKIVMEAMTGEGMELLKEAVGRK, encoded by the coding sequence ATGAATATTTATGATGAAGCACATACTTTAGCAAAATCTTTAAAAGAAAGTGATGAACTTAATAGACTTAAACAGGCAGAAGAAGTTCTAAAAAAAGATGAAGAAGCAAAAAAGATAGCTGTTGATTATTTGTTGGAACAAGAAAAAATTCAGTATATGACCGCTATGGGAGAAAAAACGGAAGATTCTTATAAAAAATTACAGGAAATGGCAGTGCTGGTAAGTAATAACTCTATCGCACAAGAGTATGTACAAGCTTTTATTCGTTGGAATCAACTTATTTCTGATGTCCATAAAATAGTCATGGAAGCTATGACCGGTGAAGGGATGGAGCTTTTAAAAGAAGCGGTTGGGAGAAAATAA
- a CDS encoding tRNA (cytidine(34)-2'-O)-methyltransferase produces the protein MHILLLEPEIPGNTGNIARFCAAENVKLHLVKPLGFSLEDRYLKRAGLDYWNLLDVQIHEDYQEACKHLAGHHFYFNTTKANKVYTEVSFTNDDVLVFGKESVGLPEELLMAHEADCIRIPMIMEARSLNLSNAVAIVTMEALRQIGFPKLAEKDYRLFKGGNKTI, from the coding sequence ATGCATATTTTATTATTAGAGCCGGAAATTCCGGGAAATACAGGGAATATCGCTCGATTTTGTGCGGCAGAAAATGTGAAACTGCATTTGGTAAAACCTTTAGGTTTTTCTTTAGAAGATAGGTATTTAAAAAGAGCCGGCCTTGATTACTGGAATTTATTAGATGTACAGATTCATGAAGATTATCAAGAAGCTTGTAAACATTTAGCAGGACATCATTTTTATTTTAATACTACGAAAGCAAATAAAGTTTATACGGAGGTATCTTTTACTAATGATGATGTGCTTGTATTTGGCAAAGAGTCTGTCGGATTACCGGAAGAATTATTAATGGCACATGAGGCGGATTGTATTCGAATTCCTATGATTATGGAAGCAAGATCATTAAATCTATCCAATGCAGTGGCTATTGTTACTATGGAAGCATTACGTCAGATAGGCTTTCCTAAGTTAGCAGAAAAAGATTACCGTTTATTTAAAGGAGGAAATAAAACTATATGA
- the glyS gene encoding glycine--tRNA ligase subunit beta: MKDLLLEIGTEEMPANIMPSLVNQFKDLAEEKLKEARLSFTDVKIYATPRRLTAYVQGTADRQLDEEIDKRGPSVQAAYDKEGNPSKALMGFIRGQKINLEDIEIRDDYVYAHITNKGKPAIDVLPEVFAAMINGLAYPRAMRWGCEEFKFLRPIRWLVALLENEIVPLEIAHVKSSNISRGHRFLCQGDVCIKSAGAYVQTMREAFVIVDIDERRNMIKEQLYALAGKMNGKILDNPGLLEEINFIVEYPTALCGELDKEFLKLPVPAVVTPMRDHQRYYPLHKKDGRLEPYFLTVRNGGTKGIENVKLGNERVLRARLEDAKFFFTNDRKKTLEEHRKDLTRINYQEGLGTMLDKSERLVILTSFLAKEWGFSHEEVDNVTRAAYLSKSDLSTELVKEFTELQGEMGREYAMLDGEKQAVADAIFEQYMPRFSGDILPKTHAGRALSIADKLDNLVAAFLRGLIPTGSQDPFALRRQTIGIIHILVEGKLHWNIQTGIAKALELLPGKQEEKNQVSIAILEFFQDRIRQILLSENIDYDVIDAVLEAELVDIYDVFLKAHSMVTGHIKEQVELRQAVTRLHNITKNADMGVISEDLFKVSEEQILWEAYNKIVSSVESLFADSRYADSIILLNTLTKPINDYLDNVMVMDKEEAVKQNRLALLLKVLSLFKKWGDFSKLV, encoded by the coding sequence ATGAAGGATTTATTATTGGAGATAGGAACAGAGGAGATGCCGGCCAATATTATGCCTTCTTTGGTGAATCAGTTTAAAGATTTGGCTGAAGAAAAATTAAAAGAAGCTCGCCTTTCTTTTACCGACGTAAAAATTTATGCAACACCACGTCGTTTGACAGCATATGTCCAGGGGACGGCAGATCGGCAGTTAGATGAAGAAATAGATAAAAGAGGACCTTCTGTACAGGCGGCTTACGATAAAGAAGGAAATCCTTCAAAAGCATTAATGGGATTTATTCGTGGACAGAAAATTAATTTAGAGGATATTGAAATACGAGATGATTATGTGTATGCACACATAACTAATAAAGGAAAACCTGCTATTGATGTATTGCCGGAAGTATTTGCGGCGATGATAAATGGATTAGCTTATCCAAGAGCTATGCGTTGGGGATGTGAGGAATTTAAGTTTCTGAGACCTATTCGATGGCTAGTAGCTCTTTTAGAGAATGAAATTGTTCCTTTAGAAATAGCACATGTGAAGAGTAGCAATATCTCCAGGGGACATCGCTTTTTATGTCAGGGGGATGTATGTATTAAGAGTGCCGGAGCATATGTGCAAACTATGCGAGAAGCGTTTGTCATCGTTGATATTGATGAACGTCGTAACATGATTAAAGAACAATTATATGCATTAGCAGGAAAAATGAATGGTAAAATTTTAGATAATCCGGGACTATTGGAAGAAATTAATTTTATTGTTGAATATCCAACTGCACTTTGTGGAGAGCTTGATAAAGAGTTTTTGAAACTTCCTGTTCCTGCGGTGGTAACACCTATGCGTGATCATCAACGCTACTATCCATTACATAAGAAGGATGGGCGTTTAGAACCTTATTTTTTGACCGTTAGAAACGGGGGAACTAAGGGAATAGAAAATGTAAAACTTGGGAATGAACGTGTTTTACGTGCACGATTGGAAGATGCTAAATTTTTCTTTACTAATGATAGAAAAAAGACATTGGAAGAGCATAGAAAAGATTTAACTCGCATTAATTATCAAGAAGGATTAGGTACTATGCTTGATAAATCGGAACGTTTAGTTATATTGACTTCTTTTTTAGCTAAGGAATGGGGATTTAGTCACGAAGAAGTCGATAATGTAACTCGCGCTGCATACTTATCTAAATCCGATCTTTCTACAGAGTTGGTTAAAGAATTTACAGAACTTCAAGGAGAAATGGGCCGTGAATATGCAATGCTTGATGGAGAAAAACAAGCAGTTGCAGATGCCATATTTGAGCAATATATGCCACGTTTTTCCGGTGATATTTTGCCTAAGACTCACGCAGGACGTGCTTTATCCATTGCGGATAAACTAGATAATCTGGTAGCCGCTTTTTTACGTGGGCTGATTCCAACCGGATCACAAGATCCCTTTGCGTTACGTAGGCAGACTATTGGGATTATTCATATCTTGGTGGAAGGAAAACTTCATTGGAATATACAGACAGGTATTGCAAAAGCGTTGGAATTGTTGCCCGGAAAGCAAGAAGAAAAAAATCAGGTTTCAATAGCTATTCTGGAATTCTTCCAAGATCGAATTCGGCAGATTTTACTTTCAGAAAATATTGATTATGATGTCATTGATGCGGTATTGGAAGCAGAACTTGTCGATATTTATGATGTATTCTTAAAAGCACATAGTATGGTTACCGGTCACATCAAAGAACAGGTAGAACTTCGACAAGCAGTAACAAGACTTCATAATATTACTAAAAATGCTGATATGGGAGTTATCAGTGAAGATTTATTTAAAGTTTCTGAAGAACAAATTTTATGGGAGGCTTATAATAAAATTGTTTCTTCTGTAGAAAGTCTTTTTGCAGATTCCCGTTATGCCGACTCTATCATATTGTTAAATACGCTGACGAAACCTATCAATGATTATCTGGATAATGTAATGGTTATGGATAAGGAGGAAGCAGTTAAACAAAATCGTTTAGCCTTATTGCTTAAAGTTCTTTCTTTATTTAAAAAGTGGGGAGATTTTAGCAAATTGGTTTAA
- the glyQ gene encoding glycine--tRNA ligase subunit alpha, with product MTLQQIILTLQNFWSSRGCVLEQPYDVEKGAGTMNPATFLRTIGPEPWNVAYVEPSRRPDDGRYGDNPNRLYQHHQFQVIMKPSPNDIQETYLESLKELGINPEEHDIRFVEDNWESPTLGAWGIGWEVWLDGMEITQFTYFQQIGGIDANPISVEITYGLERLAMYIQGKDNVYDLSWTEGVSYGDIWHQNEYEQSKYSYELSDHDMLFRLFDMYEAEATRIINLGYVLPAYDYVLKASHVFNLLDAAGAISLSERTEYIARVRALSRLCAKAYLNMRKELGFPMLKGKESK from the coding sequence ATGACATTACAACAAATTATTTTGACGCTCCAAAATTTCTGGTCGTCACGTGGTTGCGTTTTGGAACAACCTTATGATGTGGAGAAAGGTGCAGGGACAATGAACCCTGCTACGTTCTTGCGGACTATTGGACCGGAACCTTGGAATGTGGCTTATGTAGAACCGTCTCGTCGCCCTGATGATGGAAGGTATGGAGATAATCCTAATCGTTTATATCAACACCATCAGTTTCAAGTTATTATGAAACCGTCACCTAATGATATTCAAGAAACTTATTTAGAAAGTCTTAAAGAATTAGGGATTAATCCGGAAGAACATGACATTCGTTTTGTTGAAGATAATTGGGAATCTCCTACATTAGGTGCTTGGGGGATTGGTTGGGAAGTTTGGCTTGATGGAATGGAAATAACACAATTTACGTATTTCCAACAAATTGGTGGTATTGATGCGAACCCTATTTCTGTAGAAATTACTTATGGATTGGAACGTCTGGCCATGTATATTCAAGGAAAAGATAATGTATATGATTTATCTTGGACGGAAGGTGTATCTTATGGAGATATCTGGCATCAAAATGAATATGAACAATCTAAATATAGCTATGAGTTATCCGATCATGATATGTTATTCCGTTTATTTGATATGTATGAAGCGGAAGCTACACGTATCATTAACTTAGGATATGTTCTTCCTGCGTACGATTATGTCTTAAAGGCTTCTCATGTTTTTAATTTATTAGATGCTGCAGGTGCTATTTCACTTTCTGAGCGTACAGAGTATATTGCACGTGTAAGAGCTTTGTCCAGATTATGTGCTAAAGCTTATTTAAATATGAGAAAAGAATTAGGTTTTCCTATGTTAAAAGGAAAGGAGAGTAAATAA
- a CDS encoding HAD family hydrolase, with the protein MKKVVFDVDGVLLSEEQYFNASALTVWEILYSRDYMGLPSEQNDFDSSMISEGQIAYIRERVWGKDIILRWLYKHNIESTWDMSHICLLGIFWYMARVYKEKTKGMDTLSFVIESVCDLKKVGQLLMGLPIPTAEKVLELLDAEVSQAMSGKELLTRIKQLMKYDIQGDLSFVEKFSVFYNLQIDAFENWYFGDTYYVKQKRKLPYSEGKTGLLIKENSLVPANEILTLFRVLKESGYQLGIATGRNYLEVEVPFKQLGWKNEIDWAYVATSTDSKNAEEYFDKSSLGKPHPFLFSCAIWGKSIQLQQQYIEESVILSEEDEVWIVGDSDVDFYGSQALGTKFIGVRNIVDEHDGSARVFEKNQIPCVEKVTDILSIIKMPPNYK; encoded by the coding sequence ATGAAAAAAGTTGTTTTTGATGTAGATGGAGTGTTGCTTAGCGAAGAACAATACTTTAATGCATCAGCATTAACTGTATGGGAAATTTTATACAGCAGAGATTATATGGGATTGCCTTCAGAACAAAATGATTTTGACAGTTCTATGATTTCGGAAGGTCAAATAGCATATATTAGAGAACGTGTGTGGGGTAAGGATATTATTTTAAGATGGCTGTATAAGCATAATATTGAGTCAACTTGGGATATGTCACATATTTGTTTATTAGGTATATTTTGGTATATGGCTCGTGTTTATAAAGAAAAAACCAAAGGAATGGATACTTTATCATTTGTAATAGAAAGTGTATGTGATTTAAAAAAAGTTGGGCAATTATTGATGGGGCTTCCTATTCCTACTGCTGAAAAAGTATTAGAGTTGCTTGATGCAGAAGTATCACAAGCTATGAGCGGAAAGGAATTGCTGACACGTATTAAGCAATTAATGAAATACGATATACAAGGAGATTTAAGTTTTGTAGAAAAATTTTCAGTTTTCTATAATTTACAAATCGATGCTTTTGAAAATTGGTACTTCGGAGATACCTATTATGTAAAGCAAAAACGAAAACTACCTTATAGTGAAGGAAAAACAGGACTGTTAATTAAAGAAAACTCTTTGGTGCCTGCTAATGAAATTCTCACATTGTTTCGAGTTTTAAAAGAGTCGGGTTATCAACTGGGGATAGCGACCGGGCGTAATTATTTAGAAGTCGAAGTGCCTTTTAAACAATTAGGATGGAAGAATGAAATCGACTGGGCTTATGTAGCTACTTCTACAGATTCAAAAAATGCAGAGGAATATTTTGATAAAAGCTCTTTAGGGAAACCGCATCCATTCTTATTTTCTTGTGCTATTTGGGGAAAATCCATACAATTACAACAACAATATATAGAGGAATCAGTAATATTGTCTGAAGAAGATGAGGTTTGGATTGTTGGGGATTCGGATGTTGATTTTTATGGATCACAGGCACTTGGTACAAAGTTTATTGGCGTGAGAAATATAGTGGATGAACATGATGGATCTGCCAGAGTATTTGAAAAAAATCAAATACCTTGTGTCGAAAAAGTTACAGATATTCTATCTATTATAAAAATGCCACCCAATTATAAGTAG
- a CDS encoding TIGR00730 family Rossman fold protein, producing MNKKNMTVTVYCGSHKGLSPTYTSFAQNFGTQLGKSGYRVAYGGGQLGLMGIIANAALDAGAHVTGIIPKVFVETEQAHYGVNRLEIVEDMFSRKKKLIEIGDAFVILPGGIGTLEEFVDTADWVHIYESIQKPIIIANVSGLFDPLKTLLDSLAQSGFITKKDWDNIHFCSSMTNIFSILDNYYMIHMMNNA from the coding sequence ATGAACAAAAAAAATATGACAGTTACTGTATACTGTGGTTCTCATAAAGGATTATCTCCTACTTATACCTCTTTTGCCCAAAATTTCGGAACTCAATTAGGAAAATCCGGATATCGTGTTGCTTATGGTGGTGGTCAGCTGGGACTTATGGGGATAATAGCTAATGCAGCCTTAGATGCCGGAGCTCATGTAACAGGCATTATCCCAAAAGTATTCGTAGAAACTGAACAAGCACATTATGGGGTAAATAGATTGGAAATCGTAGAAGATATGTTTAGTCGAAAGAAAAAATTAATCGAGATAGGAGATGCTTTTGTCATTCTCCCGGGGGGAATAGGGACACTTGAAGAATTTGTCGACACAGCAGATTGGGTTCATATTTACGAATCTATACAAAAGCCTATAATTATAGCCAATGTATCCGGACTATTTGACCCATTAAAAACGCTATTAGATTCTCTAGCTCAATCAGGTTTTATAACAAAAAAAGATTGGGATAATATCCATTTTTGTTCTTCTATGACAAATATTTTTTCAATTTTAGACAACTATTATATGATACACATGATGAACAATGCATAA
- a CDS encoding TetR/AcrR family transcriptional regulator, with amino-acid sequence MSKKLTGKGEKIRQKMIETTAKILREQGFKSATVRAIAKASNVNIASIKYYFGSKEDLIGQSLDYMMGNFENIVAYLDDPRLSPKERLTKYILAYFELARKHPALFHSISHPSTEESKDTYFIYLTLLHNQCWNKIKRNISELTNIKDSLDLELKSMQLFSAIEFPIILEANKTDSFVTQYADPNILKRYIELLLDMPCKKD; translated from the coding sequence ATGAGTAAAAAACTAACAGGAAAAGGGGAAAAAATTCGACAAAAAATGATTGAAACCACTGCTAAAATTCTTCGTGAGCAAGGTTTTAAATCAGCTACAGTTAGAGCTATTGCTAAAGCGTCTAATGTAAATATTGCTTCTATAAAATATTATTTCGGTTCCAAAGAAGACTTAATAGGTCAATCACTGGATTATATGATGGGAAATTTTGAAAACATTGTAGCCTATTTAGATGATCCAAGGCTTTCTCCCAAAGAAAGATTAACTAAATATATTCTTGCATACTTTGAACTGGCAAGGAAACATCCGGCTCTATTTCATTCCATTTCTCACCCATCTACAGAAGAAAGCAAAGACACCTATTTTATTTATCTTACCCTTCTTCATAATCAATGTTGGAATAAAATTAAACGAAATATTTCTGAGTTGACAAATATAAAAGATAGTCTCGATTTAGAACTCAAAAGTATGCAGCTTTTCTCTGCTATTGAATTTCCAATTATTTTAGAAGCAAATAAAACAGATTCTTTTGTAACTCAATATGCTGATCCCAACATTCTAAAACGTTATATTGAACTTCTTCTTGATATGCCTTGTAAAAAAGATTAA
- a CDS encoding epoxyqueuosine reductase QueH, which translates to MIDFHEVLSKMNPHQRINYDKVFKEMATHWIVEGIKPQILLHSCCGPCSSAVLERLAQVADVTVYYMNPNVHPESEYKRREYIQRKLIYKFNQQTGNHIHFLAAPYDSHSYFEAIKGQENEPEGGARCKTCFELRMLATAQKMKELGFDYFATTLTVSSYKNSQTVNSVGINIAESMNIPYLPSDFKKNNGYLRSTELSEEYELYRQHYCGCIFGARDQEIDLAEVEKEAKEFMKNRNGEKDFPGIDL; encoded by the coding sequence ATGATAGATTTTCATGAAGTGTTGTCAAAGATGAATCCTCATCAACGAATCAATTATGATAAAGTTTTTAAGGAGATGGCAACACATTGGATAGTAGAAGGGATTAAACCACAAATACTTCTACACTCTTGCTGTGGACCATGTAGTTCAGCAGTATTGGAACGATTAGCACAGGTTGCGGATGTGACTGTTTACTATATGAATCCCAATGTACATCCGGAGTCTGAATACAAAAGAAGGGAGTATATTCAGCGTAAATTAATTTATAAATTTAATCAACAAACAGGAAATCATATTCATTTTCTTGCAGCACCTTATGATTCTCATTCTTATTTTGAAGCAATTAAAGGACAAGAGAATGAACCTGAGGGAGGGGCACGTTGTAAAACCTGTTTTGAATTACGCATGTTAGCTACCGCACAGAAAATGAAAGAATTAGGGTTTGATTATTTTGCTACTACTTTAACGGTAAGTTCTTATAAAAACTCGCAAACGGTTAATTCTGTGGGGATAAATATAGCAGAATCAATGAATATTCCATATCTTCCAAGTGACTTTAAGAAGAATAACGGATATTTACGTTCTACTGAACTATCGGAAGAATATGAATTGTATCGCCAACACTACTGTGGATGTATTTTTGGGGCAAGAGACCAAGAGATAGATTTAGCAGAAGTAGAGAAAGAAGCTAAAGAATTTATGAAGAATCGTAACGGAGAAAAAGATTTTCCCGGGATTGATTTATAA
- a CDS encoding methylated-DNA--[protein]-cysteine S-methyltransferase, translating to MKKSCVIQVPCGKLKITATGTHIIRCDWVDDIVVSPSTLLLKKAVYQINEYFNRERKIFELPLEMKGSAFEESVWNIIASIPYGKTVSYSEIARKIGNPNAVRAVGNACGHNPISIIVPCHRVTAKNNNGGYTGGIHLKYALWNIEQIKGKGR from the coding sequence ATGAAAAAATCTTGTGTTATACAAGTTCCTTGTGGGAAACTTAAAATTACCGCAACTGGTACGCATATTATACGTTGTGACTGGGTGGATGATATAGTCGTATCACCTTCCACTTTACTTCTTAAAAAAGCAGTTTATCAAATAAATGAATACTTCAATAGAGAAAGAAAAATTTTTGAATTACCATTAGAAATGAAAGGGTCGGCTTTTGAAGAAAGTGTGTGGAATATTATTGCTTCTATTCCATACGGAAAAACTGTTTCATATTCTGAAATTGCAAGAAAAATAGGTAATCCTAATGCGGTGAGAGCGGTTGGTAATGCATGTGGACATAACCCCATCAGTATTATAGTTCCTTGCCATCGTGTAACAGCAAAAAATAACAATGGAGGTTATACCGGTGGAATTCATTTAAAATATGCATTATGGAATATAGAACAGATAAAAGGCAAAGGGAGATAG
- a CDS encoding 3'-5' exonuclease, which produces MKYFAIDFETASREPASACSLGIVSGGVEAGSKQEWYELIRPPQMKFDDNCIRVNQIRPEDVQNKPEFPDFWKEIYQLLEGQIVFAHNAPFDMGVLAATLDYYDLPDIHFYWGDTVTLSRLLWKDMPNHKLNTVAGVLGFQFQHHQALSDARACSFIVKKALEKTATFHVKDMMKAVGLTFHPFEIKRTHKPMSLF; this is translated from the coding sequence ATGAAATACTTTGCAATAGATTTTGAAACAGCATCTAGAGAGCCTGCAAGTGCTTGCTCTTTAGGAATAGTATCCGGTGGGGTGGAAGCCGGTAGTAAGCAAGAATGGTATGAGTTAATTCGTCCACCACAAATGAAATTTGATGATAATTGCATTCGTGTTAATCAAATACGTCCTGAAGATGTCCAAAATAAACCGGAATTTCCGGATTTTTGGAAGGAAATTTATCAATTATTGGAAGGGCAAATTGTATTTGCACATAATGCACCTTTTGATATGGGAGTTTTAGCAGCCACTTTAGATTATTATGACTTACCGGATATCCATTTTTATTGGGGAGATACAGTCACTTTATCTCGTTTATTATGGAAGGATATGCCGAATCATAAGTTGAATACAGTAGCGGGGGTTTTAGGTTTTCAGTTTCAACATCATCAAGCATTATCTGATGCAAGGGCATGTAGTTTTATTGTAAAAAAAGCACTGGAAAAAACAGCTACTTTTCATGTAAAGGATATGATGAAAGCCGTAGGACTTACTTTTCATCCTTTTGAAATTAAACGTACACATAAGCCAATGTCCCTTTTTTAG
- a CDS encoding multidrug effflux MFS transporter yields the protein MKKNTKLFMIVFLGIMTAIAPIATDMYVPALPLLGPYFDVNTSMIQLTLTMTMLGMALGQVIGGPISDKMGRKVPLLIGLIFFSAASLACVVSKTIYSFLFFRFLQGLSGAFGLVISRAIARDYCKGETLVQFYGLLMMVNGLAPVLSPIVGAQILRFMDWKGVFIALSMVGILMIIATIQYRETLPIHQRVSDFSVAIKNFKVLVKDSYFLGHCLIQSFIYGGFFTYIGGTSFLFQELYQVSSQAFSFIFGSIGIGLLLSGMIPAKLARTVKGVNMLAYALGVHLMGALLFLVGVLLHASMWWSVLSLSIAVIPLSVMGATSTSMALTKRNNNIGGASALLGFSAMALGGILMPFAGIAGSKNALPMAILMCLAFLLGNLVFYKYVKPCHISE from the coding sequence GTGAAGAAAAACACAAAATTATTCATGATTGTATTTTTAGGAATAATGACAGCTATTGCTCCCATTGCTACTGATATGTATGTACCTGCACTTCCTTTGTTAGGCCCTTATTTTGATGTAAACACTTCTATGATTCAACTGACGTTAACCATGACTATGTTAGGGATGGCGTTAGGGCAAGTTATAGGAGGACCTATAAGTGATAAAATGGGAAGAAAAGTACCCTTATTAATAGGGTTAATTTTCTTTAGCGCAGCTTCATTGGCTTGCGTAGTTTCAAAGACTATTTATTCTTTTTTGTTTTTCCGATTTTTGCAGGGGCTGTCCGGTGCTTTTGGATTGGTAATTAGTCGTGCAATTGCAAGAGATTATTGTAAAGGGGAAACCTTGGTACAATTTTATGGATTACTTATGATGGTTAACGGATTGGCACCGGTATTATCTCCTATTGTAGGAGCTCAAATTCTTAGATTTATGGATTGGAAAGGTGTATTTATTGCTTTATCAATGGTTGGGATTTTAATGATTATAGCAACGATACAATATAGAGAAACGTTACCGATTCACCAGAGAGTATCTGATTTTAGTGTTGCCATTAAAAATTTTAAGGTGTTAGTAAAGGATTCTTATTTTTTAGGACATTGCCTTATTCAAAGTTTTATTTATGGTGGATTTTTTACCTATATTGGAGGAACTTCTTTTTTGTTTCAAGAGCTATATCAAGTATCTTCTCAAGCATTTAGTTTCATTTTTGGAAGCATTGGTATAGGATTACTACTATCAGGAATGATTCCTGCCAAGTTGGCTAGAACTGTAAAAGGCGTAAATATGTTGGCCTATGCGCTAGGTGTGCATTTGATGGGTGCTCTTTTGTTTTTGGTAGGAGTTTTATTGCATGCATCTATGTGGTGGAGTGTGCTGTCGTTATCAATTGCTGTAATTCCTTTATCTGTTATGGGGGCGACTTCTACATCGATGGCATTGACAAAACGTAATAATAATATTGGAGGTGCATCTGCCTTATTGGGATTTTCTGCCATGGCACTTGGTGGGATTTTAATGCCATTTGCAGGGATTGCCGGTAGCAAGAATGCATTGCCTATGGCAATACTTATGTGTTTAGCTTTCTTATTAGGGAACTTGGTTTTTTATAAATATGTGAAACCTTGTCATATTTCAGAATAA